In Rhodamnia argentea isolate NSW1041297 chromosome 4, ASM2092103v1, whole genome shotgun sequence, the following proteins share a genomic window:
- the LOC115754964 gene encoding probable cinnamyl alcohol dehydrogenase 1: protein MTSDKVMTMSKNCRGWAARDDSGLLSPYEFERRSVGGDDVSVKITHCGVCYADVAYTRNKRNSTVYPVVPGHEIVGIVQEVGDKVSKFKIGDHVGVGTFVDSCRECEYCEVRHEEHCSKATVTINGTCKDGTITKGGYSSFIVVHERYCYKIPERYPLALAAPLLCAGITVYNPMIHHKMNQPGKSLGVVGLGGLGHMAVRFAKAFGLNVTVFSTSTSKKDDALNLLKADKFVLSSDTEQMSALSKSLDFIIDTASGDHPLDLYMSLLKIGGVLALVGNPGKELKLSPLSLLMGMRSISGSAVGGTKRTQEMLEFCAKHEIHPEIEVIPIQYANDALERIQKNDVKYRFVIDIESSLE from the exons atgacttcAGACAAAGTGATGACGATGAGCAAGAACTGCCGTGGATGGGCTGCAAGAGACGACTCAGGACTGCTCTCTCCTTATGAATTCGAACGCAG ATCGGTCGGAGGCGATGACGTTTCAGTAAAGATCACTCATTGCGGTGTTTGCTATGCCGATGTAGCTTACACTCGCAACAAGAGAAATAGTACTGTGTATCCTGTGGTCCCTGG GCATGAGATCGTGGGGATTGTACAAGAAGTGGGTGATAAGGTTAGTAAGTTCAAGATCGGAGACCATGTGGGCGTTGGAACCTTCGTCGATTCATGCAGAGAGTGCGAGTACTGTGAAGTTCGCCATGAAGAGCATTGTTCCAAAGCAACTGTAACGATTAATGGCACTTGTAAGGACGGTACCATCACCAAGGGAGGATATTCTAGTTTCATAGTTGTCCATGAGAG GTATTGCTACAAGATTCCTGAGAGGTATCCTCTAGCTCTAGCTGCACCTTTACTATGTGCTGGAATAACGGTATATAATCCGATGATCCATCACAAGATGAATCAGCCTGGTAAGTCGCTAGGGGTGGTTGGCCTTGGTGGGCTCGGTCATATGGCTGTGAGGTTCGCCAAGGCTTTCGGATTGAACGTCACTGTCTTCAGCACAAGCACCTCCAAGAAAGATGATGCGTTGAATCTGTTGAAAGCAGACAAGTTCGTGCTCTCGTCGGACACGGAACAAATGAGC GCTCTGTCGAAATCTCTAGACTTCATAATCGACACTGCATCAGGAGATCACCCTTTGGATCTATACATGTCATTGCTTAAGATAGGAGGAGTTTTGGCTTTGGTGGGCAATCCAGGCAAGGAATTGAAACTCAGTCCACTGAGTCTTCTCATGG GAATGAGGAGTATCTCCGGAAGCGCGGTCGGTGGTACGAAGCGAACGCAGGAGATGCTCGAGTTTTGCGCCAAACATGAGATACATCCAGAGATTGAAGTAATTCCTATTCAGTATGCGAATGACGCTCTTGAGAGGATTCAAAAGAATGACGTGAAATACCGCTTTGTGATAGACATTGAGAGCTCCTTGGAGTGA
- the LOC115754958 gene encoding tudor domain-containing protein 3 → MELSSYCAPAPAPAPAPDPGPSSSSSSFFSSSEASVIETLLKRGWSLDNASHVRAVITIQRALMDDPSDAAALADAVEADLLNTDLRTIGSRSLPDRKASHLLGPVVLQISAVRDIASSSIEEVSKSSGGNRMLRLTLTDGHSEMTAIEYAHIPSLPDDAVPGTKVRLEKKVAINSGILCLTPTTLTVLGGVVQSLFDEWQMNRKYSGFSRESLKLSQQSDAGGPPPFEKLQIRASARPSTHQRRYSYNPETSNVKKSEGRESRMPSENKSVVGQKNLEMSETTPPTGKDVEKPTHFESRPKEVADSAPVQNQAAAQKLLQKMNRQGMQNQHFKGRKHKGKGKQEEGQVFTLDEWEQRNASAKLPNMSHDEELARQLQNQFDLEDVHHVREGPNETEAEKLRKSMFSYERDNDMTYSRGYGGGRRGRGRGRGRGRSHWRGIHS, encoded by the exons ATGGAACTGAGCTCGTACTGtgctcctgctcctgctcctgctcctgccCCTGATCCTGgtccgtcgtcgtcgtcgtcgtcgtttttttcttcttcagaagCCTCGGTGATAGAGACGCTCCTGAAGCGAGGATGGTCCCTCGACAACGCCTCGCACGTCAGAGCGGTCATCACGATCCAGCGCGCTCTGATGGACGACCCCTCGGACGCGGCGGCTCTGGCCGACGCCGTCGAAGCGGACCTCCTCAACACCGACTTGAGGACGATCGGCTCCAGGTCCTTGCCCGACCGCAAGGCATCGCACCTCCTTGGCCCTGTGGTCCTCCAG ATTTCTGCAGTGAGGGACATTGCGAGTAGTAGCATCGAGGAGGTCTCAAAGAGCTCAGGTGGTAATCGTATGTTGAGATTGACACTGACGGACGGTCACAGTGAGATGACTGCGATAGAGTATGCTCATATTCCGTCACTTCCCGATGATGCTGTTCCCGGTACTAAG GTGCGGCTGGAAAAGAAAGTTGCAATAAATAGTGGGATTTTGTGTCTAACTCCAACAACATTAACCGTCTTAGGTGGTGTTGTTCAGTCTCTATTTGACGAGTGGCAAATGAATAGAAAATACTCTGGCTTCTCCCGTGAGTCTTTAAAGCTATCACAGCAAAGTGATGCAGGTGGCCCTCCCCCATTTGAGAAGTTGCAGATCAGGGCTTCCGCACGTCCGTCCACTCATCAAAGAAGATATTCAT ACAACCCTGAAACCTCCAATGTCAAGAAATCTGAAGGCAGGGAATCTCGCATGCCATCAGAAAATAAATCTGTTGTTGGACAGAAGAATCTAGAAATGTCGGAAACCACTCCACCGACAGGAAAAGATGTGGAAAAACCAACTCACTTTGAGTCAAGGCCAAAAGAAG TTGCCGACTCTGCACCTGTTCAAAATCAAGCGGCTGCTCAGAAACTCCTCCAAAAGATGAATCGACAAGGAATGCAGAATCAGCATTTTAAAGGTCGTAAGCATAAAGGGAAGGGCAAGCAAGAAGAGGGTCAAGTTTTTACTCTAGATGAATGGGAACAAAGAAATGCCAGT GCAAAGCTGCCAAATATGAGCCATGATGAGGAATTGGCAAGGCAGCTTCAGAATCAATTTGACTTGGAAGATGTTCATCAT GTACGAGAGGGTCCTAATGAGACAGAAGCAGAAAAACTCAGAAAGAGCATGTTCAGTTACGAAAGAGACAATGATATGACTTATTCGAGGGGATATGGAGGTGGACGGAGGggtagagggagaggaagagggaggggAAGATCCCACTGGAGGGGAATACATAGTTGA
- the LOC115754939 gene encoding probable 2-oxoglutarate-dependent dioxygenase AOP1 — MGSESVLKLPLIDFSELGDSKPGSRGWDSVQSAVRKALEEYGCFEAFYDKVTVQLHDEVFHKMEEMFNLPAETKCRFVDPAILYDGYLSGLPPNPLNEAMGMHDSLNSGAIERLADLLWPEGNTKFCELLNTYVRRFSELDYSIRKMVFRSFGVEHYLESHVGSTKYSLRLLKYEAPKTDETKAGSITHYDINFVTILQQNHVNGLEVQTKNGDWIKVAPSASSSIVMIGESFLGWSNGRLYCPRHRVMMSGHEARHSIGIFSSVEGTIRCPDELVDEQHPLLFKPFDADGLVRIYATPEGQNGASALKTFYSTSN, encoded by the exons ATGGGTTCGGAATCAGTGCTCAAGCTTCCCTTGATAGATTTCTCCGAATTGGGTGATTCGAAGCCGGGAAGCCGCGGCTGGGATTCTGTCCAAAGTGCCGTTCGGAAAGCGCTCGAAGAATATGGGTGCTTCGAGGCTTTCTATGACAAGGTCACCGTGCAGCTTCATGACGAGGTCTTCCATAAAATGGAGGAGATGTTCAATCTTCCGGCCGAGACCAAGTGCCGGTTCGTCGATCCGGCGATACTGTATGATGGCTACCTTTCTGGTCTCCCTCCTAACCCTCTTAATGAGGCCATGGGAATGCATGACTCCCTGAACTCGGGCGCGATCGAACGGTTAGCTGATCTGTTATGGCCGGAGGGAAATACCAAATTCTG CGAGTTGCTGAATACATATGTGAGGAGGTTCTCTGAGTTGGATTATTCGATCAGGAAGATGGTTTTCCGAAGCTTCGGCGTTGAACATTATCTCGAATCGCATGTCGGGTCGACTAAATATTCTCTTCGTCTTTTGAAATATGAAGCGCCGAAGACGGATGAGACTAAAGCTGGATCGATAACTCACTACGACATAAACTTTGTGACCATACTCCAGCAAAATCATGTGAATGGACTGGAAGTGCAGACTAAGAATGGAGATTGGATTAAAGTCGCACCTTCAGCTTCCTCTTCTATTGTCATGATTGGAGAGTCATTCCtt GGATGGAGCAACGGAAGGTTATATTGTCCTCGACACCGCGTGATGATGAGCGGACACGAGGCCAGACACTCCATCGGGATCTTCTCCAGCGTCGAAGGAACTATTCGGTGCCCGGACGAGCTCGTGGACGAGCAACACCCTTTGCTTTTCAAGCCCTTCGATGCAGACGGTCTCGTCCGGATCTACGCCACCCCGGAGGGACAAAATGGAGCTTCAGCTCTCAAAACCTTTTATAGCACTTCCAATTGA
- the LOC115754965 gene encoding deoxypodophyllotoxin synthase-like, producing the protein MEEMFNLPAETKRRFVDPTKLYDGYLADLPLHPLHEAMGMHDALNSGAIERLADLLWPEGNTKFCELLSTYLRRLSELDYMIQKMVFRSFGVERYLGSHAELMKRSLRLLRYGAPRMEEARTGGGNSLRRELRDHASAKSREWIGSAD; encoded by the exons ATGGAGGAGATGTTCAATCTCCCGGCCGAGACCAAGCGCCGGTTCGTCGACCCGACAAAGCTGTACGATGGGTACCTAGCCGACCTCCCTCTTCACCCCCTTCACGAGGCCATGGGAATGCACGACGCCCTGAACTCGGGCGCGATCGAACGGTTAGCTGATCTCCTGTGGCCAGAGGGGAATACCAAGTTCTG TGAGTTGCTGAGTACGTATCTGAGGAGGCTCTCTGAGCTAGATTATATGATCCAGAAGATGGTCTTTCGAAGCTTCGGGGTCGAGCGTTATCTCGGTTCGCATGCCGAGTTGATGAAACGTTCTCTTCGCCTTCTGAGATATGGAGCGCCGAGGATGGAGGAGGCTCGAACCGGAGGCGGTAACTCACTACGACGCGAGCTTCGTGACCACGCTTCAGCAAAATCACGTGAATGGATTGGAAGTGCAGACTAA